A portion of the Cryptomeria japonica chromosome 5, Sugi_1.0, whole genome shotgun sequence genome contains these proteins:
- the LOC131052742 gene encoding uncharacterized protein LOC131052742 translates to MAAGSAPVLGLIAVMVLMPQISEALVFTFSNHAQGTSGGNRFDREIGQSGAFKIMDDSTKFIWNTFHQQSAKDRKNLEKVALIVESMDGVAYTSGNEIHLSADYVGKFQGDVKAEIRGVLYHEMTHVWQWNGQGKAPGGLIEGIADYVRLTAGLAPSHWVKPGSGNKWDQGYDVTALFLQYCDSISSGFVAKINAKMASGWDVGFFRDITGKSVDQLWRDYKAKHAVHVASS, encoded by the coding sequence ATGGCCGCTGGCTCTGCTCCAGTGCTGGGATTGATAGCCGTGATGGTATTAATGCCCCAAATTAGTGAAGCGCTGGTTTTCACATTTTCTAATCACGCTCAAGGAACCTCCGGCGGCAACAGATTCGATCGAGAAATTGGGCAAAGTGGAGCCTTTAAAATTATGGACGACTCCACTAAATTTATCTGGAACACCTTCCACCAGCAATCGGCTAAAGATAGGAAGAACTTGGAGAAAGTTGCTCTCATCGTGGAAAGCATGGACGGCGTTGCGTATACGAGTGGAAACGAAATTCACCTGAGTGCAGATTATGTGGGCAAATTCCAAGGGGACGTGAAGGCAGAAATCAGAGGAGTTTTGTACCACGAAATGACACACGTGTGGCAGTGGAACGGCCAGGGAAAAGCCCCTGGTGGGTTAATTGAAGGTATTGCAGACTACGTGCGTCTCACTGCAGGGTTGGCTCCTTCGCACTGGGTTAAGCCAGGTAGTGGAAACAAATGGGACCAAGGTTATGATGTTACTGCGCTTTTCTTGCAGTATTGTGACAGTATTAGCTCTGGATTTGTTGCCAAAATAAATGCTAAGATGGCTTCTGGATGGGACGTGGGCTTCTTTCGTGACATCACTGGCAAATCCGTTGATCAGCTTTGGAGGGACTACAAGGCTAAGCATGCTGTTCATGTTGCTTCCAGTTAA